A genomic window from Silene latifolia isolate original U9 population chromosome 11, ASM4854445v1, whole genome shotgun sequence includes:
- the LOC141610952 gene encoding uncharacterized protein LOC141610952 — protein sequence MRRALFKNVSLYATTFTKSPHIPHYQTLNLIPKFNLPIFHRFFSEASGSSDQNPNHPPPPPAAAVEHTSLKTTQEKNLDLVVEDVDNEELKTRIGKYFEGDEEALPSVLEAILSRKLSGKHEDTDDELTEELRFAPLENVEDKEFESDFDEAIQTDEDIPNLCSAKDVVVKRMLQDEYFNMDDKKWNAIVDEAKQQGYVDDPKECEEILEDMLYWDKLLPEDIKQKVQAKCDELAEKMENNGLEVEKAYEQFKVFEDEIVAEHIKKNEEERLLPESDEVAKPVDKKSDDPPGVGPILRWQTRLVLVPGGDAWHPKNRKVKLSVTVKELRLSKCQFRRMREIVGKRYHSGKDELTITSERFEHREENRKDCLRTLLSIIEEAGKATALVDEARTAYVKQRLIANPAFMARLHAKTKQAPTAIPA from the exons ATGAGAAGAGCTCTCTTCAAAAATGTGTCACTCTACGCTACCACCTTCACCAAATCTCCCCATATCCCTCATTATCAAACCCTAAATTTAATTCCCAAATTCAATCTCCCCATTTTCCACAGATTTTTTTCTGAAGCATCCGGTTCTTCTGATCAAAACCCtaatcatcctcctcctcctcctgctgctgctgttgaACACACCAGCTTGAAAACTACCCAGGAAAAAAATTTAGACTTAGTTGTTGAAGATGTTGATAATGAAG AGCTGAAAACTAGGATAGGGAAGTACTTTGAGGGTGATGAAGAGGCACTCCCATCAGTTCTAGAAGCCATACTGTCGAGAAAATTATCAGGAAAGCACGAAGATACTGATGATGAGCTGACCGAAGAACTACGCTTTGCCCCATTGGAGAATGTTGAGGATAAGGAATTCGAGTCCGATTTTGATGAAGCTATTCAGACTGATGAAGATATTCCAAACTTATGCTCTGCAAAAGATGTAGTTGTCAAGAGGATGTTGCAAGATGAATACTTCAACATGGATGACAAAAAGTGGAATGCCATTGTGGACGAAGCAAAACAACAAGGATATGTAGATGATCCTAAGGAGTGTGAGGAGATTTTGGAAGATATGCTTTACTGGGATAAACTTCTCCCAG AGGACATTAAGCAGAAGGTCCAAGCAAAGTGTGATGAATTAGCGGAGAAAATGGAAAATAATGGACTTGAAGTAGAAAAAGCATATGAGCAATTCAAGGTGTTTGAGGATGAGATCGTAGCAGAGCATATAAAGAAGAATGAGGAAGAGAGACTTCTTCCAGAGTCTGATGAGGTGGCGAAGCCTGTGGATAAAAAGAGCGATGATCCTCCTGGTGTGGGTCCCATCCTCCGATGGCAAACACGACTTGTACTTGTTCCTGGTGGAGATGCCTGGCATCCTAAAAACAGAAAGGTAAAATTATCAGTGACTGTTAAGGAGCTTCGACTGTCGAAATGTCAGTTCCGCCGAATGAGAGAAATAGTTGGGAAAAGGTATCATTCCGGAAAAGATGAGCTAACAATAACTAGTGAAAG GTTTGAACACCGTGAAGAAAATAGAAAAGACTGCCTGAGAACTTTGCTAAGCATAATCGAAGAGGCTGGAAAAGCTACTGCTTTGGTCGATGAGGCTCGGACTGCTTACGTCAAACAAAGGCTCATAGCAAATCCAGCTTTCATGGCCAGATTACATGCCAAGACCAAGCAGGCTCCAACTGCTATTCCGGCATGA
- the LOC141610959 gene encoding acid phosphatase 1-like — protein MRLIQGFHLMNFILLGLVVIHGHSTAIHLLMPHSGSGGHPTQGLNCLSWRFAVETNNVKDWKTIPVDCENYVGHYMLGAQYKDDCSIVAASAIDYVSSLNISKGKDIWVFDIDETSLSNLPYYARPNVGFGAFPYNATSFNEWQVEASAPPIKSVLNLYNRLLELGVKVVFLTGADEEYKRFKIRNMKNIGYKKWLKMIFKTSNESKLKAVEYKSRYRENLEKKGYKIIGNIGDQWSDLLGPNPGLRTFKLPDPMYYIA, from the exons ATGAGGCTCATACAAGGGTTCCATCTTATGAATTTTATCCTACTAGGGCTTGTGGTAATCCATGGCCATTCTACCGCGATTCACCTCCTTATGCCACATAGCGGTTCAGGAGGTCACCCAACCCAAGGCTTAAATTGTTTAAGCTGGCGGTTTGCTGTTGAAACAAACAATGTTAAGGATTGGAAGACGATTCCAGTGGATTGCGAGAATTATGTTGGCCATTACATGTTGGGAGCTCAATATAAAGACGATTGTTCTATTGTGGCCGCTTCTGCTATCGACTATGTTAGTAGCCTAAATATTAGTAAGGGTAAGGATATTTGGGTGTTCGACATAGACGAGACTTCCCTCTCAAATTTGCCATACTATGCTAGGCCTAATGTTGGATTTGG AGCGTTCCCGTACAATGCGACAAGTTTCAATGAATGGCAGGTTGAAGCAAGTGCACCACCGATAAAATCGGTCCTAAACTTGTACAACAGATTGCTAGAACTTGGTGTCAAGGTTGTTTTTCTAACCGGAGCAGATGAAGAATACAAACGGTTCAAGATACGCAATATGAAAAATATTGGCTATAAGAAATGGCTCAAAATGATATTCAA GACATCGAATGAATCTAAGCTGAAAGCTGTGGAGTACAAATCAAGGTATAGGGAAAATTTGGAGAAGAAGGGTTACAAAATAATAGGGAACATTGGTGATCAATGGAGTGATTTATTAGGACCTAACCCTGGCTTGAGGACATTCAAGTTGCCTGATCCTATGTACTACATCGCCTAA
- the LOC141610958 gene encoding uncharacterized protein LOC141610958 has translation MVGLSIGETNFIRDGIAQDLRCDGRNRLSYRPVNVETGVIPQANGSARIKIGGTDVIAIVKAELGRPSSSRPDHGKVSIHVECSATATPMYQGKGGEELSSELALALQRGLLGSKSGAGAGIDLSSLCIVEGKTCWDLYIDCLVVSSDGNLLDSLGAGIKAALSDTGVPRVQVIAADASSSSDQPEIDVSDEEFLQFDTSAVPVIITLTKVGKHYIVDATAEEESQMSSAISISVNRQSHICGLTKRGGVGLDASIIHDMISVAKHVSEQFLNKLDSEIAAAQASQEES, from the exons ATGGTAGGACTATCTATAGGAGAAACGAATTTCATACGGGATGGTATTGCGCAAGACCTTCGTTGCGACGGCCGAAACCGGTTATCTTATCGGCCTGTTAATGTTGAGACCGGTGTCATTCCGCAG GCAAACGGGTCGGCTAGAATCAAGATTGGAGGAACTGATGTTATTGCAATTGTCAAG GCTGAACTCGGTAGACCTAGTTCTTCTCGACCTGATCATGGAAAGGTTTCAATACACGTTGAGTGCAGTGCAACAGCTACACCAATGTATCAG GGTAAAGGAGGTGAAGAATTGTCGTCAGAACTGGCACTTGCTCTACAGCGAGGCCTATTGGGAAGTAAAAGTGGAGCTG GGGCTGGAATTGATCTTTCATCTCTGTGCATTGTCGAGGGAAAGACCTGTTGGGATCTATATATAGACTGCCTTGTGGTCAGTTCAGATGGGAATTTGCTGGATTCCTTAGGTGCCGGCATCAAG GCTGCTCTCAGCGATACAGGAGTACCACGAGTTCAGGTGATTGCCGCTGACGCTAGTTCTTCAAGTGATCAGCCAGAAATTGATGTCAGTGACGAAGAATTTCTACAGTTTGACACTTCCGCAGTGCCTGTCATAATTACATTGACAAAG GTGGGAAAACACTATATAGTAGATGCAACTGCAGAGGAAGAATCCCAAATGAGTTCAGCTATTTCCATCTCTGTAAACCGTCAAAGTCATATTTGTGGCCTAACCAAACGGGGTGGGGTTGGTCTGGATGCAAGCATTATCCATGACATGATCTCTGTAGCTAAACATGTCAGTGAGCAGTTTCTAAACAAGTTAGATTCTGAGATAGCTGCTGCACAAGCTAGTCAGGAGGAATCATGA
- the LOC141610954 gene encoding putative disease resistance protein RGA1, translating into MDLSNTLSLVQVILGAIQTLLQMHSVCSISYYKSQLDDLQNTVETIRAVLEDADAKQDLLSSQEKNYIQELKDAVYDADDVLDEFLTLAKQNQLRSNKVISFFFRFKLLTRRLSSKVKMVNGKLNKIATKSDKFSFKVDFKPIKFTKEETSSFICDQIIGREEDVEKIVGVLLGSHNAHHPNVSLLSIVGMGGLGKTALAQLVFNDPRITEAFPLKRWTCIADQEQQQLDLKEHLAKVVKGFSVTDKMSLEDIHHVVKQQLGGQKYLLVLDDVWTESYDQWQKFKGFLNVGGRGSWIIVTTRSKKTAHLIRSDEVHVLQGLSEPESWHLFERMVFQGEERDEELVKLGKEIVKKCTNVPLAIRVVGSLLRGQSKSEWLSFHDKGLDCLSERNDAMMTRILKLSYDQLNPSLRTCFAYCAIFPKDWRISKKMLIQLWMAQGYINSENLGKEYFLILLQRCFFQDIYEDEFGEIYSFKIHDLLHDIAEKVAGEEIFRASFDTSSVGKRVRHLCLVDDSYSVRIFNRSQIRTCLCIKDFDHNSRVVQLLASKSILKWTCLRSLDWSYSEAKSLPKSIGQLLHLRSLDLSFNRNLKILPRSITKLVNLQTLNLRSCYHLKQLPDDVSKLVDLSTLNVGGCYALTCMPTRIGMLTNLQTLCQFVVGVQPSSASKQCFNGLKDLCPLNKLKGSLSIQIAVLKNAKFVKEEHGGGGYLWSKEYLDKVVISFRHGEEYGSKVSEQALLEEMQPHRDVKKLKLTGYHGETIPKWPRRGDNSALFDFPNLVTLKIEDCSELLYLPWQIGKLPHLKTLKISKLLNMEYVADSETLVSGEGSSFFPCLDFLEIDTLPKLKGWWRRSDLGSLVVKLNGSGSCPEVRVEWVSSPSFPLLNDLTIKHCEKILFAPLCPVLEHLNIYDSRGKLFWSDMRSTPRHHPSSHPKSCKLEISNLEWLKSMPIEYSQFLVELDIVEDESLESLGEVNEFPSCLLSSLRILYIRRCLQLKSIGGWLEHLSALEKLRIDECPKVELGGMSWHNLAATLQSLYLYGLYEMEELPEGMQFCTSLRYLSIMNCFKLKYMPKWMPKLTSLQELYIERCSESLIERCQKPNGEDWPLIHHISVFYMR; encoded by the coding sequence ATGGATCTGTCAAATACGTTGTCTTTAGTTCAAGTTATACTTGGTGCTATCCAAACTTTGCTTCAGATGCACTCAGTGTGCTCTATTTCTTACTACAAATCCCAGCTTGATGACCTCCAAAACACTGTCGAAACCATCAGAGCTGTTCTTGAGGATGCTGATGCCAAGCAGGACTTGCTCAGCAGCCAGGAGAAGAATTACATTCAAGAGCTCAAAGATGCTGTTTATGACGCCGATGATGTGTTAGACGAGTTCCTAACCCTTGCCAAACAGAATCAACTCAGAAGCAACAAGGTCATCTCCTTTTTTTTCCGGTTTAAGCTTCTTACTCGTAGACTTTCAAGTAAAGTCAAAATGGTTAACGGCAAGCTGAACAAAATTGCCACTAAGAGTGATAAGTTTAGTTTTAAGGTTGACTTTAAGCCTATAAAATTTACAAAGGAGGAGACTTCTTCTTTTATATGTGATCAAATCATCGGGAGGGAGGAAGATGTGGAGAAAATTGTAGGTGTGTTGTTGGGTTCTCATAATGCACATCACCCAAATGTTTCTTTGCTTTCCATTGTGGGGATGGGAGGtttgggaaaaaccgctcttgccCAACTTGTGTTTAACGATCCTAGGATCACTGAGGCATTCCCACTGAAGAGGTGGACTTGCATTGCTGATCAGGAGCAACAACAGTTGGACTTGAAAGAGCATTTAGCGAAGGTGGTGAAAGGATTCTCTGTTACTGATAAAATGTCTTTGGAGGACATACATCATGTAGTTAAGCAGCAACTTGGAGGGCAAAAATACTTGCTCGTGTTAGATGATGTGTGGACTGAAAGTTATGATCAATGGCAGAAGTTCAAAGGGTTTTTGAACGTAGGGGGAAGAGGGAGTTGGATAATTGTAACTACTCGCTCGAAAAAAACTGCCCATTTGATTCGAAGTGATGAAGTGCATGTGTTGCAAGGATTGTCAGAACCGGAGTCATGGCATTTGTTCGAAAGGATGGTGTTTCAAGGCGAAGAAAGAGATGAAGAATTGGTTAAACTTGGCAAAGAGATTGTAAAAAAGTGTACCAATGTCCCGCTTGCTATTAGAGTAGTCGGAAGTCTTCTGCGTGGTCAATCCAAGTCTGAGTGGTTATCATTTCACGACAAAGGCTTAGACTGTCTTAGCGAGAGGAATGATGCTATGATGACCCGCATATTGAAGTTAAGTTACGATCAACTTAACCCTTCCTTGAGGACTTGTTTTGCCTACTGTGCTATCTTTCCCAAGGATTGGCGGATTAGTAAGAAAATGTTGATTCAACTTTGGATGGCACAAGGCTACATTAACTCCGAGAATTTGGGCAAAGAATACTTTCTTATATTGCTTCAGAGGTGTTTTTTCCAAGATATATACGAGGATGAATTTGGGGAGATTTATTCGTTTAAGATTCATGATCTCTTGCATGATATTGCTGAAAAAGTAGCGGGCGAAGAGATTTTCAGGGCCAGTTTTGATACTTCTAGTGTGGGTAAAAGAGTTCGTCATCTCTGTCTTGTGGATGACTCTTACTCAGTACGTATCTTCAATCGCTCTCAAATTCGTACGTGCCTTTGTATTAAGGATTTTGACCACAATAGTAGAGTGGTTCAACTACTAGCAAGTAAATCAATACTGAAATGGACATGCTTAAGGTCTTTAGATTGGAGTTATTCAGAGGCCAAAAGTCTACCAAAATCAATAGGTCAATTGTTGCATCTAAGGAGTTTAGACCTCTCATTTAATAGAAATCTAAAAATTCTTCCCAGATCAATAACAAAGCTTGTTAATCTACAAACTTTGAATTTACGTTCTTGCTACCATTTAAAACAATTGCCAGATGATGTGAGCAAACTAGTTGATCTAAGCACCTTAAATGTCGGGGGCTGTTATGCTCTGACATGTATGCCGACACGGATAGGTATGTTGACCAATCTGCAAACTCTATGCCAATTTGTGGTGGGTGTGCAACCAAGTTCAGCTTCAAAGCAATGTTTTAATGGGTTGAAAGACCTATGCCCCCTGAATAAATTAAAAGGGAGTTTGAGTATTCAAATAGCAGTACTTAAGAATGCAAAATTTGTGAAGGAAGAACATGGCGGGGGAGGCTATTTATGGAGTAAGGAATACCTAGATAAGGTTGTTATTAGCTTCAGACACGGAGAGGAGTATGGAAGCAAGGTGTCTGAGCAAGCACTGCTGGAGGAGATGCAGCCTCATCGTGATGTCAAAAAATTGAAGTTGACGGGGTATCATGGTGAGACTATACCGAAATGGCCACGGAGGGGGGATAACTCGGCGTTGTTTGATTTCCCTAATCTTGTCACTTTGAAGATCGAAGATTGCAGTGAGTTGCTCTATCTGCCTTGGCAGATTGGGAAACTTCCCCACCTTAAAACGCTAAAAATTTCTAAATTGTTGAATATGGAGTATGTGGCCGACTCAGAAACACTTGTCTCGGGTGAAGGATCATCCTTCTTTCCCTGCCTCGATTTCCTTGAGATTGATACGTTGCCTAAGTTAAAGGGGTGGTGGCGTAGATCAGATTTAGGGTCCCTCGTGGTCAAGCTTAATGGCAGTGGCAGCTGCCCAGAAGTCCGTGTAGAGTGGGTATCATCTCCCTCTTTTCCTCTGCTGAATGATCTGACTATAAAACATTGCGAAAAAATATTGTTTGCTCCTTTATGTCCGGTACTCGAGCATCTCAATATATATGACTCTAGGGGAAAGCTGTTCTGGAGTGATATGAGGAGCACACCTCGCCATCATCCGTCGTCACATCCCAAATCGTGTAAACTGGAAATCAGCAACTTGGAGTGGCTCAAATCAATGCCAATTGAGTACTCTCAGTTTCTTGTAGAGTTAGATATAGTGGAAGATGAGAGCTTGGAGAGCTTGGGAGAAGTGAATGAGTTTCCGTCTTGTTTGTTGTCTTCCCTGCGAATCCTCTACATCAGAAGATGCCTTCAACTTAAGAGCATAGGAGGATGGTTGGAGCATCTTTCTGCCTTGGAGAAGTTGCGTATAGATGAGTGTCCAAAAGTGGAGTTGGGTGGGATGTCATGGCATAACCTTGCTGCTACCCTTCAATCTCTGTATTTGTATGGATTGTATGAGATGGAGGAATTGCCAGAGGGGATGCAGTTCTGCACTTCCCTCCGATATCTTTCCATTATGAATTGTTTCAAACTGAAATACATGCCAAAATGGATGCCCAAACTCACCTCTCTCCAGGAGCTTTACATTGAACGGTGTTCCGAGAGTCTCATTGAAAGATGCCAAAAACCGAATGGGGAGGACTGGCCCCTCATCCACCACATCTCAGTTTTTTACATGCGGTAG